From Solanum lycopersicum chromosome 8, SLM_r2.1, the proteins below share one genomic window:
- the LOC138337838 gene encoding uncharacterized protein, whose product MNFLDVFPEKVPGVPPEREIEFTIDVLPDTKPISIPPYRMRPTELKELKEQLRDLLEKGFIRPSTSPWGAPILFVRKNNGSLWMCIDYRQLNKVTIKNRRFVEKFASISAPLTMLTQKAAKFQCTDACERSFQLLKDKLTTAPVLTLPEGRDGYVIYCDASGVGLGCKELNLRQRWWLELLKDYDVDILYHPGKVNVVADFLSRNSMDSLIDVQPKRRDMVWDIQRLSSFGVCLANSKDSGVSIREVVESSIIDEIEHQKPGGLSQEIEISTWKWEIINMDFITGLPRTQRKYDSVWDIVDRLKKLAHFLPVRTTYSPEDYARLYVREISFARLWVWRDPVESSFTAVLLEGQPCRLHTSLCIV is encoded by the exons atgaattttctCGATGTATTCCCCGAGAAAGTTCCAGGCGTTCCTCCAGAAcgagagatagagtttactatagatgtactgccagataccaaGCCTATATcgatacctccttatagaatgagACCtactgagttgaaagaattgaaagagcaattgagggatttgctagaaaagggcttcatcaggcctagtacgtcaccatGGGGAGCACCgatactgtttgtgaggaagaataATGGGTCGCTgtggatgtgtattgattataggcagttgaacaaagtaacaataaagaacag GAGATttgtagaaaagtttgcctcaatttcagctCCTTTGACAatgctaactcaaaaggcagccaagttccagtgtactgatgcttgtgagcgaagcttccagctattgaaagacaaattgactactgCTCCAGTCCTTACTCTTCCAGAGGGAcgagacggctatgttatttattgtgatgcttcgggtgttgggctaggatgt aaggagctgaacttacgacagaggtggtggttagagttgctaaaggattatgatgttgatattttatatcatccagggaaagtgaatgttgtagcagatttTCTTAGCCGTAATTCCATGGATAGCTTGATAGATGTACAACCAaaaaggagggatatggtttgggatattcagcggctatccagcttTGGAGTCTGTCTGGCTAATTCaaaagatagtggagtttctattcgagaggttgttgagtcctcaatcatagatgag atcgaacatcaaaagcctggtggattatcacaggagatagagatctcgacttggaaatgggagattattaatatggacttcattacaggattacctcgcactcaacggaagtatgactctgtCTGGgatattgtagataggctgaagAAAttggcccattttcttccagtcaggactacttattcgcctgaagattatgcgaggttatatgtccgggagata tcttttgctcgtctatgggtatggcgggacCCTGTCGAGTCGAGTTTCACTGctgtactcttagag gggcaacCTTGTCGGCTGCATAcgtcattgtgtattgtgtag